The following is a genomic window from Desulfofarcimen acetoxidans DSM 771.
CATCTGTTTTTGAAATTTCTTCCACCCTACTCACCCAATCTGAATTGCATAGAAGAGTTATGGAAATGGTTAAAAAATACAGCTATTTATAATCGCTTTCATAAAAATGCTTCAGAAATTCAAAAATCTGTTGACTCGTTTTTAGAGGAAATCAAATGCTGTTCGGAAGATGTGAAAAAGAGACTTTGCGTTTAATTTATAACGATATTTATTATTTCGGTTCTATATAACAAGAAAGTCGCCTAAGGCGACTTTCTTGTAGATTATTCAATTTGGCCGCCATACTCCCTTATTATCCTTTCAACTTCACCGGACTTAGAAAACTCAATTACGGCAGACAGCCCATAGGCTTGACTTACTGCTGCCTGGCCGCCCAAACTATAAATCAACGGATCCCCCGTCATTAACTCACGCGAATCATCATCAGTTAAAAAGTTTGTATCCAGAGGTGAGGTATTGAAACCTGTCATTGAAGCAAACAGAGCGGCCATAGGGTTATTAGTTTGGTTATCTTCCTTCGCAGACTGCCCGGACATAAACCCCAGGGATACATTTTTTATACCGGCTTCTTTAAGTACATCGGCACATTCCTCTGCACGTGAATTAGTTGAAAAATATGCCTTGATGGAAATTTCCCCACTACCAAACTCCATAATAACAACCTCCAGTTTGTTATACTATAGACTGAAAGTTATTATTACCGGCAATATTTAAATATATGTCCGCTCCGGAAAATAAATAAAACCCCTCGATTTTCGAGAGGTTCCGGAATTATCAAATTAATAGTAGGACAAATACAGACTTAAAAAGTTGTTATATATATGGTGTTGCCCTCTTTCATCCCTTTAAGCAGTTCACAATGTCTCATAATAGCAAACTGCTTTTCCGCATCCAAGGGAGAAAGGTTAAATATTTCGGCCAACTTATCTTTTTCTACTTTGCCTTTTTCTTTTATATATTCATAAATATTCTTTTGCAGCTCAGTCATACCCTGTGTTCCGGTATGACCCATTTGCTTGCGGGAATGCACGGCCGAAGAAACAGCTGCCGGGTCGCATGATCTGGGACGGTGCAAGGCAGCTATATAGCAGTCCTCGCACATAGTTTTACCGAGATAATCAAACTTATCATTATCCTCAATTTTCTCCTGGCAAACATCACACTGCATAAACAAATACCTCCTTTAATTTAGTTTTTATTGACTTCGGACACTGGAAGCACCGCAGGTACCTGCTTGCCTTTCAGAGCAAGGCCGAACAACCCGGCCAGCAAAGGCAACCAGATTAACAGGTTAATGGCGTAAACAATACCCGCGTGTTGCGCCAGCAGGCCTACCAGGCCAACACCCAAACCACCGATTCCGATGCCAAAACCCAACATCAAGCCAGAGGCCATAGCAGCATTTTTAGGAAGAGCTTCTTGAGCTACTACAATTGTCACTGAAAAAGATGCTAAAAGTGTGGCCCCGGCTAAAGCCAAAAGCAGGTAACTCAAGGCGCCTCTGGTAACCAAAAACAGATAAAACAACGGTGTGGCCGCTATCAGCGAACCTACGATGACTACTTTTCTGCCCATTAAATCAGAAATATAGCCGCCCACAAGTCCGCCCATTGCCCCGGCAAACAGCATTAAAAAAATCAGACGACTACCGGCTATCAGTGAAATATTTTTATGCTGCAGGTACAAGGGCAAGAAAGATATTAAACCGAAATAGGCCAATGAACGGCAGGCTACTACCAGGACTACTTTGGCCAATTCAGCCCGGGCCGAGCGCAGTGCAGGCAACAGAGGCGGCGGAGACGACTTTGCCTTTACCTGGTCCCTGGGAGCAGTAAACCAGAGCAGGATAGCTGCAAAAACTCCGGGCAGCATTAATATTGGGGTATATTGCATACTATAGGCTTGAATAAAGGGTACAACTACCAGTGGAGTCAGCGCCCAGCCAACGTTTCCGGCAGCCGTAAAAACGGCCTGAAAAAAACCCTTCCTTTGACCGCTGGCAGAGGTAACCATAGACGATGCCTGAGGGTGAAAAGCAGCAGTACCGAGACCGGCCAGCGTTACGATAATAAATAGCAAGGGGTAATTTTGGAACACTCCCAAAAGGCTTAATAAAACTGCCATCCACATGGTTCCTACATATACCATCCAGCGTTGATTCTTTTGATCTACCAAATATCCGAAAACGGGCTGCAGTAAAGAAGAAGTTATGGTAAAGGCTGAAACCAGAAAAGCACCCTTGCTTATACTCAGTCCTGCTGCCACCATAAAAGGCAGTATGGTTTGTATATAATTCATATACCAGTCATTAACCAGGTGCGCCAGGGAAAAGGAAAAAACTCTTCCTCTTTTTACCTCCCGAATGTCCATAAGCATTCCCCCATTTCATACTACCTCATAACTAACCCTCTGGAATTGAAAATCTCAGCCCACAAATGAAAAGGATATTAGTCAGAACAGCCTATACGTTTATTAATTTTTCAACTGGCAAATTTGTTCGTAGGAATACAGAAAAAACTCAAGGTTATTTTTCCTTCTTTCTATATCCTGTTTATATTCGGCCAATTTCTCCAACCCTTTACTGCTTATCTGATACCATTTTTTAGCCGGGCCCGGACTATCGGTATCCCAATAAGATTTCACCGCCCCCTCCTCCTCTAACACCTGCAAAGTCCTGTAGATAATAGCGCTGTCCGCAAAACAAAAAGGTATTTCCTTTTGCATTTTATTATACAAGGCTGCCCCGTAAAGATTCTCCCGTGCAAGAAAAAGCAAAATAAAGGCCGGAGCATGCCGGTAAACCTGAACTCTCTTAGACTTCATCATTTATCATCCTCATTATGTACAATACATATATATGTTAATTACATCTTGATTATACTTACATTAAGCGAGATAGTCAAGGATAATTATCTAAATATTTAGAAAAAATATT
Proteins encoded in this region:
- a CDS encoding MFS transporter, whose protein sequence is MDIREVKRGRVFSFSLAHLVNDWYMNYIQTILPFMVAAGLSISKGAFLVSAFTITSSLLQPVFGYLVDQKNQRWMVYVGTMWMAVLLSLLGVFQNYPLLFIIVTLAGLGTAAFHPQASSMVTSASGQRKGFFQAVFTAAGNVGWALTPLVVVPFIQAYSMQYTPILMLPGVFAAILLWFTAPRDQVKAKSSPPPLLPALRSARAELAKVVLVVACRSLAYFGLISFLPLYLQHKNISLIAGSRLIFLMLFAGAMGGLVGGYISDLMGRKVVIVGSLIAATPLFYLFLVTRGALSYLLLALAGATLLASFSVTIVVAQEALPKNAAMASGLMLGFGIGIGGLGVGLVGLLAQHAGIVYAINLLIWLPLLAGLFGLALKGKQVPAVLPVSEVNKN
- a CDS encoding helix-turn-helix transcriptional regulator is translated as MMKSKRVQVYRHAPAFILLFLARENLYGAALYNKMQKEIPFCFADSAIIYRTLQVLEEEGAVKSYWDTDSPGPAKKWYQISSKGLEKLAEYKQDIERRKNNLEFFLYSYEQICQLKN